The Paenibacillus sp. FSL W8-0426 region CAGGTTGGCAAGCTCCTCTACCAAGGCAAACACGTTTTGTTCCGTGCTGCGGGCCACCAAACGTTCAATGTCTGCGCGCGTGATCGTCCCGCCTTTGCCTGCAAAAAGACAAAGCTTGTCTACTTCGGCGGATAAGGTCTGCAGGCTTGTGCCGGCATAACTTACAAGCGTATCTGCCGCTCCCTGCTCGAAAGCTACCTCGTTCTGCTTCGCCAGCTTCACAATCCAGTTCAGCAGCTCATCTCCGCTAAGCGGGGCAAAAGCAAGCACGACCGCCTGTTTTTTCGCCGCTTTCACCAGCTTTTTCCGCTCATCCAACTTGTCTGCCTGAACGAGAAACACGATGGTGCTATATTCGGCAGGATTGTCCATGTATGCCAGCAAACGATCGACGTGGTGTTCGATTTTGGAATCCTTGCCGGCCGCAAGCAAATGCGCATCCCGTACAAAAATCAATTTTCGAGGCACGAGAAAAGGTACCGTCTCCGCTTCTTCCACCACCACTTCAATCGGCGTTTCGGAAAGGTCATAGGGAACGACCGCAAAATCGCGATGCTCTTCTTCAATGATCGTTTCTTTTAGCAAATCCGCAAATTGCTGTATTTGATATTTCTCCGACCCATACAGCACGTATACAGGGGCGGTATCCCCATTGCGTATGGCTTTCGCCGCACTCTTTACATCCATTCTCACGGTGCCTCCTTATCATCCCCTTTATCCTACCAGAAAATCGACCGAACAACAAAGGGACCTCCATCCGCGCGCGAATGAAGGTCCCTGGTCCTACATCTATATAAACGCTGACGACGACCGTCCTAGAAACGGTCAGCGAAGCGGTCATACGACGTCAGTTATGTCAACTGAATTAGGACGTTATGTTACTTTCAGTATACTGCAGGCAGACTCAAAACGTTCAGCCATTTTGCTAGAAAAGGCTTGTCACCTTCCATTCATTTCGCGGAAGTTTCTCCCGATGCGGGGGATACGGCGAAATATTTCTTGACGGTCGTCCCGTTCTGTTCTGTCGAGTAATTAAATGTTGTTCCATCCGACGTCCAGCCCGCTGATGTCAGCGTGCCTTCCAACTCCCGTTGCTCCACCAGGTTCAATGCGGCCGGATCATCCGCCGACCGGGCATACAGGCTCAATTGATTGTCAGTCTGCATAACCGTGTATGCTCCATCCGGGGAACTCCATTCTTTGGGAACAGATGTGGAAGCAATCCCTTGATTCGGTCCAACCAGTCCCATCGCTCCGTCGGACGCTTTGGTTCCGTCCTGAACCTCGGGAGCCGTGATCCCTTTTTGGACGTCTCCTTCTTTCATCTCAGGCGTCTCGCTATCGGTCGCAAAGTTCTCGGGATCCACACTGTTCGCAGCCGATTCCGTTTCATCCGGAGTCGCCGGCGGCAAAGCCGAATCGGAACTTTCCGTTTTCTGCTCTACGCCGGGAGAGGCTTCGCCGACCGAGCTTTGGGGTGAATCAGCCTGGTTCGTGCTTGACGGCGCATCCTTCGAAGTTTGATCCTGGCTTGTCGTTGGTTCAGATGTCGACTCCGTTGGTCCTTCGGTCGAATCCGGTTCCGAAACAGGCAGTTTCTCCTGCTCCCCGGCACTGTCCTGGGCTTCCGGGTTTTCCGACGTTTCAGGGGCCAGCCGTGTCTCGCCGGAATTTACAGCATCGCTTTCATGCCGCTTGGCTGCAGACGTATCATTACCGTTGACGTCGGTGCTGAGCGCATTTGGATCCGAGGCCTGGCTTTCCGCTGATCCACCGCTGCTCATCATCATTACATCGGCATTTTCAAGCTTTTCAGGCTGATATCCCCAGATGGCAAAGCCCAAAACGACAACAGCCGCCGCGGCTCCCACGGACATGCGCCCTACCATGGTATTTAACCATTGCTGCTTCGGCTTGCGTTCGCCGGACCGTTGCAGACTTTCGGTTGCAGCAGGGACAGGACTCATTTCCTGTATCGTGCTGCTTTGTTCTTTCCTTGCTTCATCAATGGCATCCAGCTGTGGCATAATGGCATCCACCAAGCTGAATTTCGGGGTCACTTGCGGCAAATCCTCCAGTTCTCTGGATAGAGCTCTGAGCAAACTAAAATTTTCGGCGCAATCCGGACATGTGGCTACATGCTGCAGCAATTGCTCGGTTTCCGCCTCTCCCAGATCATGATCCAGATACCGGTGCATCCATTCCACCACCTCATCGCATTTCATCCTGTCACACCACCCTTCTGATACTCCTGTAATAGATTCTGCAATTGCTGCCTTGCACGGAACAAATAGGATTTGACCGTATTGAGCGGAAGGTCGAGGCAATCCGCAATTTCGTTATATGACAAGTCCTGCAAATATCTTAGAACGATCACGGTGCGATGATGCTCGGGAAGCTTGTTGATCGCATCCTGAATATCCTTGGCCACATAGGTCGACATGACTTCCGATTCCACGTTCTGATTGTCCTGGAACACCATCTCATGTTCCTCGATGGACACCGACGGCTTGGCCCTCCGGAACTTGTCGATGCAAATATTCGTAACGATGCGTTGTACCCATGTTTTGAATTGTGCCTTTTCCTCGTATGAGTTAATTTTGGTATAAATTCGGATTAATGCCTCCTGTGCGGCATCCATCGCATCCTGTTCATTATTTAGAATGTAGTATGCGGTTCGGTATACATGCTGTTCAATATTCCGCAATAGGGTAATTAGAGCGTCGCGATCGCCCGATTGAGCGGCTCTGATGAGTTCCGGCTCTACCACAAAGGATCCCCCTCTCCCTGCAACCTTACAGACGTGACCATCAATAAAATTGTTGCAAAGTTAAGATTTTTTTTATTTTGCAAACCGCACGCTGCATGATTCGATCCCGAATGGATACGGGTACAAGATGACGAGATGGATCTCGCGCCTTTCTACCCCAGCCGGGAGCAGCCGTTTCGTATGCATGCAGACATGCTTCCACAACAAAATAACGGCGTATGTATCGTAAAGCCGCAGAAACTTATCTTAGAATAACAGAAATTGCATAATGCGTCACCAAGCGCTTTCAAAAGTCATATCCAGTACTTACACGACTTAATTCGAATGCAATAACATAAATTATAATTGCGATGCTTTCCGTGCTCAAAAAATATAAAAGTCAAAAATTGTACAAATTTTCAGCCGTTTTTAATGTAATTTTCATGAAAATAGTGTATTGTAAATTTACATTCATAACGCGAGGTGATGAGCATGCCTGCTCAAGCAAAAATCCAATTATTAAAAGAACAGCTCCCTAAGGAGTATCAAAGCATCACCCATTTTGTGGAACATGCGATGCAATCCTTGGACACATTGGTCGAAGAACATCGTAAATATACGGCTGCACAGGCATTATACGGCGAAAAAATCGTCGGGTCGGAAGAACGCCTGTATCATGACACCGTGATCGATGTCCGGGAACAGCTGCTGAAGACGCTGGAAAAAACCGTGGAAGACATTCTCCACAAAGGTGATAAACATTGGACCAAACATTTCAAGGACGGCGTTGAATAATGATTTAGTTCCTCTTTGAATGCTAAAAAAAACCGCTTGAGGAGCTTCCTTACGGAAAAGCCATCAGGCGGTTCTTTTATGTTCAACTATTTTAGATGATTTAGTGGATGGTATTAATAGTAACTAAAGAGCTTGCCTCCAACAAACGTAAGGGCTCGGATATTCTCAAGCGAGTCGATGTACATCCAAACTTCGATCTTGCCTTGTTTACTCATCTCTTGCGAGATGCTTCGCGGCTCTCCCCAAGCCAGGCGGGCTTGCGTTGTATTCATGCCGATTGCAACTTTACCAGCAATTATGTTGTTCCACATAGCTTGGGACCATTTGTATTTTTGATATGGATTATAAGACAAGAAAAGATCCTCTTCGTTCAGCCAATCCGTTACATCTGAGCTTTTGTTCCCCCCATACACGGATAACATTTTGCCTTTAGCATTTTTAAAGATGATTGTATAATTCTTGATCCCCGAGGGATCCGTCTCCATCCGAATATCCGAAATCGTTACTTTACTGAATCGTTGGCCAAGTTCTGGATAGTAATTAATCCAATATGATTTACCAAGCAAACGGGCAAGACCGCCCAGCTCTTTTTGTTTGACCAATTTGGCTGTCTCCGCAGAATCCACGCTAATCACGGAGGCTCCCACGATCAACTTGGCACGCTTGAATTCTGTTTCCCATTGAACTTTCACACCGGAAATCTGAGAAAGGAGCGCTGCAGGAAAGACCGTTTGTCCATTTATGGTTTGCAGTTTCCCTTTTAGTTTGAGGGTCTTGCCGTTCCATTTTGCATCCTGGCTTCCTTTTTGAAGCAACAGTTCATCATCACCCCATTGAATCATGAAGTTTGTTCCCTTTACTTGCACCGTTGCGCCAAGTGCCTTGAACACGGACTGAACCGGTAGATAGATACTTCCATTGACCATGGAAGAGCCTATCAAGTTTTGTTGAATGCCCGCATTCAATTGAACGCTGGAATCCAGCTCACCTTTTTTAAATGTAATCCGGGTACTTCCAGCCCCCTTGACTTGCAACTGTCCTTCACCTTTGTAGACAGCGACTTGCGGTTTTTCTACCGTAATCTCCCCGCTATTGGGTTGACGCTTCGTTTTGTACCCGTTTGAATATAATTCCTCCACCGAAAGGGCAAGGATATCCCCAACGCTCGCCTCTTTGGCCGAAGCTGCCAACGTCACTTTTTTCAGTGTCGGTCCGTTCAAGGGCTGCAGTGTTCCATCTTTATAAATCCCCCATGAACCGTCAGTATGCTGTACATAAAGTTCTTCCAGATCAACGGAATACTCCAGTTTCTCGACCCCACTCAATCCCTGGAGCTGTTTACCCTCGTAAGTAACAGGTCGACGATGCCCCCGCTCATAGCTCCATACGCTTCCGTCGTCTTTGACTGCCAAAAACATACCGGAATTCAACCAGATCACAGATTTCACATGATCCGTCACTTCAATCGGCTGTTCCTGGACCATCATGTCGACCACAACGACCGAATTATCTTCCCTAAGTACGGCCGCATATGCACTACTTGTCGCAATCTGCTTTCCTCCGGGTACATTCCCCATCTTTCTGGAGATATTCCGTTGGTCAGCAATGTAATACACATCACCATTGGATGTTAAAGCGCCGTAAGAATGGTAGCTGGATCCCAGATATGTACCTACATCAATGACGGATTCCAGCCCTTTAATGGTCTCCCCCTTATAATCGCGAAGTGTCCCATCCTTCAACAAAGCCACACCATTGCCGTATACCTTAACTAGTCCGTTATACTGAGTGATTACCGGTTTTTCATCCCTGTTTCCTTCCCAATAATAAACGCGTCCGTCTGTCGTCCATCCGAAAAGACTGCCTTGCGCAGCAGACACACCTGCCACATCCGTCGTTTGGGTCCATATGCCTTCCGTTGAATCCTTGGACCACACCGTCCCGTCATTCATGAGATAGGTATTCCGGTCAACAAGAGAGACAATAGAATTCGTTCCGTTTCCCGAAGCCGCATTTACTTTCATAGGTACTACGACGATGCTTGCCATCAGAATAACCATGAACCATAACGGAAGATATCGCATTATTTCTCCAATCTTGAACCCATTGGGCCCTTCCCATCTCCTACTCTCTTTGTCCTGAACGTTATCCATTGTTCGTATCCCCTCTGCTTCTGTGTGATGAAAGACATGCTGGTTATAAACCTTCTAAACATTCGGCAAATATCTAATTCTATTAAATTTATATTTCAATATTTAATGTGTTTTTACTCGAATTTAATTCAAGGGCTGCTCCTAATCCTTTAATGGATTGTACTGGAATGTACGTAATTCCGTTTATCACTTTTGGAGCTGCACTTAATGAAGCAGATTTGCCGTTATAAAATACGGTTTTGCTCCCAAGAGTGAGTGTTACCTTGAATTTATCTTTGGTTAGACCTATCGTTGCACGATCCGGATCGTATGTAAACGCTGCATCCAATGCTTCTGCAATGTCTCGTAATGGAAGCAAATTACTTCCTTGATATTCTACCGGCTTATTGGCGAAATTAATTTTTTGATCATTAACATATACTACTAAAGAAGATTGCGTATACTGAGGTTTAGTTTCTTTCGGTTTTGTTGGTGTAGTTTTTTTTGTAGATGAAGAAGAACTGCTGGATGAAGAACCACTGGATGATTTAGTACTTGAAGAAGAACTACCACCATTATGATAATGATATTCCCCGTACTCCAATCCCCATTTGGCACAATTTGTCCAACACGTATGACCTCCATTGGAATCTGTTCGCCCGGGATGAGCAAATGCACTTGTTGCACTGGATAAAAGGAATAGAGACAATACGGAAGTAACGAGTACCCTTTTGTTCATTTTAAACACTCTCCTACTGGTTCTATTTTCCTATG contains the following coding sequences:
- a CDS encoding copper amine oxidase N-terminal domain-containing protein, producing the protein MNKRVLVTSVLSLFLLSSATSAFAHPGRTDSNGGHTCWTNCAKWGLEYGEYHYHNGGSSSSSTKSSSGSSSSSSSSSTKKTTPTKPKETKPQYTQSSLVVYVNDQKINFANKPVEYQGSNLLPLRDIAEALDAAFTYDPDRATIGLTKDKFKVTLTLGSKTVFYNGKSASLSAAPKVINGITYIPVQSIKGLGAALELNSSKNTLNIEI
- a CDS encoding zf-HC2 domain-containing protein, whose product is MKCDEVVEWMHRYLDHDLGEAETEQLLQHVATCPDCAENFSLLRALSRELEDLPQVTPKFSLVDAIMPQLDAIDEARKEQSSTIQEMSPVPAATESLQRSGERKPKQQWLNTMVGRMSVGAAAAVVVLGFAIWGYQPEKLENADVMMMSSGGSAESQASDPNALSTDVNGNDTSAAKRHESDAVNSGETRLAPETSENPEAQDSAGEQEKLPVSEPDSTEGPTESTSEPTTSQDQTSKDAPSSTNQADSPQSSVGEASPGVEQKTESSDSALPPATPDETESAANSVDPENFATDSETPEMKEGDVQKGITAPEVQDGTKASDGAMGLVGPNQGIASTSVPKEWSSPDGAYTVMQTDNQLSLYARSADDPAALNLVEQRELEGTLTSAGWTSDGTTFNYSTEQNGTTVKKYFAVSPASGETSAK
- the holA gene encoding DNA polymerase III subunit delta codes for the protein MDVKSAAKAIRNGDTAPVYVLYGSEKYQIQQFADLLKETIIEEEHRDFAVVPYDLSETPIEVVVEEAETVPFLVPRKLIFVRDAHLLAAGKDSKIEHHVDRLLAYMDNPAEYSTIVFLVQADKLDERKKLVKAAKKQAVVLAFAPLSGDELLNWIVKLAKQNEVAFEQGAADTLVSYAGTSLQTLSAEVDKLCLFAGKGGTITRADIERLVARSTEQNVFALVEELANLRLEKALALFYELLKQREEPIKIAALIARQFRIMIQVKELGQQSYSQQQIASQLGLHPYAVKIAGEQARKFQTERLRLILSHLGELDYQMKTGAIDKVLGLEMFLLRLGA
- a CDS encoding sigma-70 family RNA polymerase sigma factor; its protein translation is MVEPELIRAAQSGDRDALITLLRNIEQHVYRTAYYILNNEQDAMDAAQEALIRIYTKINSYEEKAQFKTWVQRIVTNICIDKFRRAKPSVSIEEHEMVFQDNQNVESEVMSTYVAKDIQDAINKLPEHHRTVIVLRYLQDLSYNEIADCLDLPLNTVKSYLFRARQQLQNLLQEYQKGGVTG
- a CDS encoding copper amine oxidase N-terminal domain-containing protein, giving the protein MDNVQDKESRRWEGPNGFKIGEIMRYLPLWFMVILMASIVVVPMKVNAASGNGTNSIVSLVDRNTYLMNDGTVWSKDSTEGIWTQTTDVAGVSAAQGSLFGWTTDGRVYYWEGNRDEKPVITQYNGLVKVYGNGVALLKDGTLRDYKGETIKGLESVIDVGTYLGSSYHSYGALTSNGDVYYIADQRNISRKMGNVPGGKQIATSSAYAAVLREDNSVVVVDMMVQEQPIEVTDHVKSVIWLNSGMFLAVKDDGSVWSYERGHRRPVTYEGKQLQGLSGVEKLEYSVDLEELYVQHTDGSWGIYKDGTLQPLNGPTLKKVTLAASAKEASVGDILALSVEELYSNGYKTKRQPNSGEITVEKPQVAVYKGEGQLQVKGAGSTRITFKKGELDSSVQLNAGIQQNLIGSSMVNGSIYLPVQSVFKALGATVQVKGTNFMIQWGDDELLLQKGSQDAKWNGKTLKLKGKLQTINGQTVFPAALLSQISGVKVQWETEFKRAKLIVGASVISVDSAETAKLVKQKELGGLARLLGKSYWINYYPELGQRFSKVTISDIRMETDPSGIKNYTIIFKNAKGKMLSVYGGNKSSDVTDWLNEEDLFLSYNPYQKYKWSQAMWNNIIAGKVAIGMNTTQARLAWGEPRSISQEMSKQGKIEVWMYIDSLENIRALTFVGGKLFSYY